One Ignavibacterium album JCM 16511 genomic region harbors:
- a CDS encoding ABC transporter permease encodes MRVILFEFKEGMMIALRAIASNKIRAMLTMLGIFIGVTVVVTMSTAIKGIDNSFQQGISSLGSDVLYIDKWAWFSNVEWWKMRNRRNITMEEFEKFKNLAKHPVAVAPVINTVQTVKYQERRVENVFINGSNADYVKTTNFTFSEGRFYSEIESNGSRQVAVIGSEVAKKLFPNLSPLDKTIKIGGENFRVVGVLAEQGSFILGPWNPDNQIYVPIGTIFKNFASNRWRSITINVRAASPAMVEETKAEAEGIMRKVRGLSYDQENDFSINQQEGLQENYNSVVGVIQIAGLFITGLSLFVGAIGIMNIMFVSVKERTKEIGLRKAIGAKRRTILAQFLLESSVICLVGGLAGLIAAIILSMIINQFIPTSIQIGSVILGIGISLLTGIVSGIAPAYTAAKMDPVEALRYE; translated from the coding sequence ATGAGAGTAATATTGTTTGAATTTAAAGAAGGAATGATGATTGCTTTGCGGGCAATTGCTTCCAATAAAATTCGTGCGATGCTAACTATGCTTGGAATATTTATCGGGGTTACGGTAGTTGTAACAATGTCAACAGCTATTAAAGGTATTGATAACTCTTTTCAGCAGGGAATAAGTTCTCTTGGTTCGGATGTTTTATATATCGATAAGTGGGCTTGGTTTTCAAATGTTGAATGGTGGAAAATGCGTAACAGAAGAAACATTACAATGGAAGAATTTGAGAAGTTTAAAAACCTTGCAAAACATCCTGTTGCTGTTGCACCGGTAATAAACACTGTTCAAACAGTTAAATATCAGGAAAGAAGAGTTGAAAATGTTTTTATCAATGGTTCAAATGCAGATTATGTTAAAACAACTAACTTTACTTTTTCCGAAGGAAGATTCTATTCTGAGATTGAAAGTAACGGTTCAAGACAAGTTGCTGTAATCGGAAGCGAAGTTGCTAAAAAACTTTTTCCGAATTTATCACCCCTTGATAAGACAATTAAGATAGGTGGCGAGAATTTTCGTGTTGTCGGTGTATTAGCTGAGCAAGGAAGTTTTATTCTTGGACCCTGGAATCCTGATAATCAGATTTATGTTCCGATTGGTACAATATTCAAAAATTTTGCTAGTAATAGATGGAGATCAATCACAATCAATGTGAGAGCTGCAAGTCCTGCTATGGTCGAAGAAACAAAAGCAGAAGCAGAAGGAATTATGAGAAAAGTTCGCGGACTTTCTTATGATCAGGAGAATGATTTCTCAATAAATCAACAAGAGGGATTACAGGAAAATTATAATTCAGTAGTCGGAGTTATCCAGATTGCCGGATTATTTATTACGGGATTATCTCTTTTTGTTGGTGCAATTGGAATAATGAATATAATGTTCGTATCTGTTAAAGAGCGAACAAAAGAAATCGGTTTACGCAAAGCAATCGGTGCAAAGCGAAGAACTATTCTTGCTCAGTTCCTGTTGGAATCTTCTGTTATTTGTCTGGTTGGTGGACTAGCAGGATTAATTGCAGCAATCATTTTGAGTATGATAATCAATCAGTTTATCCCGACTTCAATTCAGATTGGTTCTGTCATTTTAGGAATAGGTATTTCACTTCTAACAGGAATTGTCTCAGGCATTGCACCGGCTTATACGGCAGCAAAAATGGATCCGGTTGAAGCTTTGCGTTATGAATAA
- a CDS encoding ABC transporter ATP-binding protein, translated as MNIINIEHIAKIYKVGFEEVHALRDVSLRIDKNEYVAIMGPSGSGKSTLMNMLGCLDTPTSGKYEFKGVSVSEMSDNELAKIRNKEIGFVFQTFNLLARSDAVHNVELPLIYAGVPTAERKERAIQALIDVGLKDRLHHKPNELSGGQRQRVAIARALVTNPSIILADEPTGNLDSKTGEEIMGLFHEIHEKGNTIILVTHEEYIAEHAARIVRLKDGLIEKDERVERRYIPKIKSTVAQ; from the coding sequence ATGAACATTATCAACATAGAACATATTGCAAAAATTTATAAAGTCGGTTTTGAAGAAGTACACGCACTTCGTGATGTATCTCTAAGAATTGATAAAAATGAATATGTTGCAATTATGGGTCCGTCAGGTTCTGGCAAATCAACTTTAATGAATATGCTTGGATGTCTTGATACACCAACTTCAGGAAAATATGAATTCAAAGGCGTTAGTGTAAGTGAGATGTCTGACAATGAATTAGCTAAAATCAGAAATAAAGAAATCGGTTTTGTATTTCAGACATTTAATCTTCTTGCAAGGTCTGATGCTGTTCATAATGTTGAACTGCCGTTAATTTATGCAGGCGTTCCGACTGCCGAAAGAAAAGAGAGAGCTATTCAGGCACTGATTGATGTTGGATTGAAAGATCGACTTCATCATAAACCAAATGAACTTTCTGGCGGACAGAGACAGCGTGTTGCAATTGCACGTGCACTCGTTACAAATCCATCCATCATTCTTGCAGACGAACCGACAGGAAATCTTGATTCAAAAACGGGCGAAGAGATTATGGGTTTGTTTCATGAAATTCATGAAAAAGGTAACACAATTATTCTTGTAACTCACGAAGAATATATTGCCGAACATGCAGCCAGAATTGTCAGACTGAAAGATGGTTTAATTGAAAAAGATGAAAGAGTTGAAAGAAGATATATTCCAAAAATTAAATCTACAGTGGCACAATGA
- a CDS encoding efflux RND transporter periplasmic adaptor subunit: MANGKSKSKKKLFIFGGLGLLLVILVVVVLTAGSKEDIVLVTTEKVEKRTITQTVAATGTIEPEFKVVITPEVTGEIIELPVKEGDAVRKGQLLIRIKGDQYKAQKEQLEAGLQSAKASLKIREAELQKITSDYNRIKELHAKNLASDSEKETAEANYLTAKASYDAAVANVLQSEARLKEVLESLYKTTIYSPMDGIITSLNVEVGERVLGSGFTQGTEIMTVSDLKNIEAVVEVDENDVILISKGDTAIVKVDAFKDKEFKGVVTQIGNSAKTKGLGTQEQVVNFEVRIKLLNPDDKLRPGMSCTADIQTETVTDVLAVPIQSVTIRSKTPEKPSEEGEEIVEKRSDGKNDKPKEIVFIVADGKAKAVEVTTGISDADYIEIKSGLKGGEDVVSGSYRAISRELQDGSKVRVEEKRKTAVTKK; encoded by the coding sequence ATGGCTAACGGAAAATCTAAATCGAAAAAGAAACTTTTTATTTTCGGTGGTTTAGGGTTATTACTCGTAATCCTGGTTGTTGTGGTTTTAACTGCCGGAAGTAAAGAAGATATTGTATTGGTTACAACAGAAAAAGTTGAGAAACGAACAATTACACAGACAGTGGCTGCAACTGGTACAATTGAACCAGAGTTTAAAGTTGTTATTACTCCTGAGGTTACAGGTGAAATCATTGAACTGCCGGTTAAAGAAGGTGATGCTGTTCGTAAAGGACAGTTATTGATTCGGATTAAAGGAGATCAATACAAAGCACAGAAAGAACAATTAGAAGCAGGCTTGCAATCTGCAAAAGCTTCGTTGAAAATAAGAGAAGCTGAGCTTCAAAAGATTACTTCTGATTATAACAGAATTAAAGAACTTCACGCTAAAAATCTGGCAAGTGATTCAGAAAAAGAAACAGCTGAAGCAAATTACTTAACAGCAAAAGCTTCTTATGACGCTGCAGTTGCAAATGTTTTGCAAAGTGAAGCAAGATTAAAAGAAGTTCTCGAATCACTTTATAAAACCACAATTTATTCTCCGATGGATGGAATTATCACATCTCTTAATGTTGAAGTTGGTGAAAGAGTCCTCGGAAGCGGATTTACTCAGGGAACAGAAATTATGACTGTTTCTGATTTGAAAAATATTGAAGCAGTAGTTGAAGTTGATGAGAATGATGTGATATTGATTTCAAAAGGTGATACAGCGATTGTGAAAGTCGATGCATTTAAGGATAAAGAATTCAAAGGAGTTGTTACACAAATTGGAAACAGTGCTAAAACTAAAGGATTAGGAACACAGGAGCAGGTTGTTAATTTTGAAGTAAGAATTAAGTTGCTTAATCCTGATGATAAACTAAGACCGGGAATGTCCTGCACCGCAGATATTCAAACAGAAACAGTTACTGATGTTCTTGCTGTACCGATTCAGAGTGTAACAATAAGATCTAAAACTCCTGAAAAACCTTCAGAAGAAGGTGAAGAAATTGTTGAGAAAAGGAGCGATGGTAAAAATGATAAGCCAAAAGAAATTGTTTTTATAGTTGCAGATGGAAAAGCAAAAGCAGTTGAAGTGACTACCGGAATAAGTGATGCAGATTACATCGAGATAAAGTCTGGATTAAAAGGCGGTGAAGATGTTGTATCAGGAAGTTATCGTGCAATATCAAGAGAACTTCAGGATGGTTCTAAAGTTCGCGTTGAAGAGAAAAGAAAAACTGCAGTTACCAAAAAATAG